GGTTGTTTGATTTTATTAACTCATCAATATCAGAAATATATTTATTAATTTCTTGTTTTTCTTCCTCAGATTGAGTTGGATTAATTCTTTTTGATAGATTTTCTTTAGCATTTGATAAATATATTTTTTTATTGGCTAAATCTAATTTTGGTTGAAATTCCAAAACAGCTTTGACTAATTTATCTGTAGCGGTTTTGATTTCGTCGGATTTAACATCTTTTTTTGATGCAACCGATTTTGTTTCGTTGATAATTGGTATTAGTTTTTCTGATTCAGTCTTCAATTCACTATTTTGTGAATGCTTTTCTGAATTAGCATTTTTATACATTTGTTCTGCATTGAATATTAGTTCATCAAGATATTTTTGCTCGTTTGTTTTTTTGCTACATCCCGCTGATAATACAAGTGGTGAAAGTGAAACTAATGCACTTACTGAAAATAATAATTTTTTATTCATTATCTCTCCTTAATAATATTTTTAATGTAATTTAAGGTTTTATTACCGATTTCATCGTTATCTAATGCATAATCAATCGTAGCCTCAACAAAACCTTCTATTGAACCCAAGTCATATCTTTTGCCTTCAAATTCTACTGCATAAATTTTTTGTTGATATTCATTCATTAGTTTATCAAAAGCATCTACAACTTGAATTTCATTTTTACCATCATATTCAATTTTCGAAAGAATTTGTAAAATTTCAGGATTGAAAACATAACGTCCTAAAATAGCTTTTTTGCTTGGTGCGTCTTTTAATTCTGGTTTTTCTACTGCTCCAATAATTTCAAATTCTTTATTGTTTCTTTCGTCTGTGTTTTTAGGATTTACAATACCATATTTGTGAACATTTTCATCAGAAACACTTTGAACACCAAGAATATTTTGTCCTGTTTTGTTGTAAAAATCAATAAGTTGTTTTGTAGCTGGAATTTCTGACTTGATTAAGTCGTCACCTAAAATTATTGCGAATGGTTCGTCACCGATTATGTCTTTAGCTTGTGCCAAAGCATGACCTAAACCGTTTTGTTCTTTTTGGTAAATAA
The genomic region above belongs to Mycoplasmopsis bovigenitalium and contains:
- a CDS encoding UTP--glucose-1-phosphate uridylyltransferase, whose amino-acid sequence is MIKQVKKLIIPAAGWGTRFLPMTKIVHKELVPILNRPSLDLLVDEALDSGINEIILIISERKKDIIKLFEVNDALEDELKSKNKIKLLEKVQKTNRIANIKFIYQKEQNGLGHALAQAKDIIGDEPFAIILGDDLIKSEIPATKQLIDFYNKTGQNILGVQSVSDENVHKYGIVNPKNTDERNNKEFEIIGAVEKPELKDAPSKKAILGRYVFNPEILQILSKIEYDGKNEIQVVDAFDKLMNEYQQKIYAVEFEGKRYDLGSIEGFVEATIDYALDNDEIGNKTLNYIKNIIKER